A single window of Chloracidobacterium sp. DNA harbors:
- a CDS encoding alpha/beta hydrolase: MLRVVLKICLALIILTVAALSVFWFARPADVVFDQQKASVPHSQYSKFADVDGLRIHYLDKGEGTPVVLIHGYTSSTYTWKDEFDELAKRYRVIAIDLKGFGFSAKPDGDYSRRAQGELVARFLRGLNVERAWLVGNSMGGETALNVAVDHPEMVSGLVLIDSAGIKVAGRTSLAPWYLQLPVVGRLLTALALTSDSLVRAGLEKSFYDDSKISDERVAAYYQPLKTQGGQLSATRARAQFELLPVEDRIDSIKVPTLIIWGAEDELIPLEAGRKLNELIGGSKLVVFEECGHVPQEEMPERVLSEIIGFVK, translated from the coding sequence ATGCTGAGAGTAGTCTTAAAAATTTGTTTAGCTTTGATCATTCTTACTGTCGCTGCACTGTCAGTATTTTGGTTTGCGCGTCCGGCCGATGTCGTTTTTGATCAACAAAAAGCGTCCGTACCACACTCGCAATACAGCAAGTTTGCCGATGTCGACGGCCTTCGGATCCACTATTTGGATAAAGGCGAAGGAACGCCCGTGGTTTTGATCCACGGATATACTTCATCTACGTACACCTGGAAGGATGAGTTTGACGAACTCGCAAAGCGATATCGCGTCATCGCCATCGATCTCAAGGGTTTTGGTTTTTCGGCGAAGCCCGATGGAGACTATTCGAGGCGAGCACAGGGCGAACTGGTCGCGCGGTTCTTACGCGGGCTTAACGTGGAAAGAGCGTGGTTGGTCGGCAATTCTATGGGCGGCGAAACTGCCTTGAATGTCGCCGTCGATCATCCTGAAATGGTATCGGGGTTGGTACTGATCGACAGTGCCGGCATCAAGGTCGCGGGCCGGACGAGTCTTGCTCCGTGGTATTTACAACTTCCGGTCGTTGGCCGCCTGCTGACGGCTTTGGCGTTGACATCTGACTCGCTTGTTCGGGCAGGGCTCGAAAAAAGCTTTTACGATGACTCAAAGATCTCCGACGAAAGGGTGGCTGCGTATTATCAACCTTTGAAAACGCAGGGCGGGCAACTGTCGGCTACCCGAGCCAGAGCTCAATTCGAACTCCTTCCGGTCGAGGATAGAATTGACTCTATCAAGGTTCCCACTCTGATAATATGGGGTGCTGAGGACGAATTGATCCCACTCGAGGCGGGCCGAAAGCTCAATGAATTGATCGGCGGGTCGAAATTGGTGGTGTTTGAGGAATGCGGTCACGTTCCGCAAGAGGAAATGCCGGAAAGGGTGTTGAGCGAGATCATTGGATTTGTTAAATAG
- the ric gene encoding iron-sulfur cluster repair di-iron protein, producing the protein MENITTRTVREIALESPATTRVFESYKIDYCCGGRKNFIDACELAGADPASVQKDLETVLAAKSVDDSQHVEMTLTDSINHIVDTHHRFTYDELDRLQPLMEKVNSVHGDVHPELAKMSELLEAIRSDLLPHMYKEEQVLFPYIKDLEYAMLRGNMPRLPPFGTVQHPIRMMMTEHETVGELLSEMRSVSGDFAVPVGACPSYQGLLSRLEGLERDLHQHIHLENNILFPKAAELEVEAFRSH; encoded by the coding sequence ATGGAAAATATTACTACCCGGACCGTTCGTGAGATCGCCTTGGAGTCCCCGGCAACGACTAGGGTCTTCGAATCGTACAAAATTGATTATTGCTGCGGCGGCCGCAAGAATTTTATTGATGCGTGCGAACTTGCCGGAGCGGACCCAGCATCCGTGCAGAAGGATCTCGAAACGGTATTGGCGGCAAAGTCTGTCGACGACTCGCAGCACGTCGAAATGACATTGACCGATTCGATCAACCACATCGTGGATACACATCACCGATTTACTTACGACGAACTCGATCGTCTGCAACCGCTGATGGAAAAGGTCAATAGTGTCCACGGCGACGTTCACCCGGAACTCGCAAAGATGTCCGAGCTGCTCGAAGCCATCCGCAGCGACCTATTGCCGCATATGTACAAGGAAGAGCAGGTTCTTTTTCCGTACATAAAGGACCTCGAATACGCGATGCTTCGCGGAAATATGCCGCGTCTTCCGCCATTTGGCACGGTTCAACATCCGATCCGGATGATGATGACCGAGCACGAGACGGTCGGTGAGCTTTTGTCCGAGATGCGTTCGGTGTCCGGCGACTTTGCGGTTCCCGTCGGAGCGTGCCCGAGCTACCAAGGGCTCTTGAGCAGACTCGAGGGACTTGAACGCGACCTACATCAACACATCCATTTAGAAAATAATATTCTATTTCCGAAAGCGGCGGAGTTAGAAGTGGAGGCATTTCGATCTCACTGA
- a CDS encoding molybdenum cofactor guanylyltransferase, producing MSIDAFILAGGNSSRMGFDKASLTLDGVAVVDRIINALSAVAENVYIAGGEGELSGVKRIPDVVGIGSDRSSLSGLYSSLKHARSNWIAVAACDMPFLTRGLFEKLASKCDDVHAAVIPRDRGGFVQPLCGLYRVEVCIDACLEAIERSDRSVQNMLRRIDTRWVEFDEIADLPGSERFFSNLNTPADIAAAEAIIRTVK from the coding sequence ATGTCGATCGATGCGTTTATCTTGGCGGGTGGTAATTCGAGCCGAATGGGCTTTGATAAAGCATCGCTGACTCTGGACGGCGTCGCGGTGGTCGACCGGATCATCAACGCGCTTTCGGCTGTCGCCGAGAATGTATATATTGCGGGCGGCGAAGGCGAACTGTCCGGCGTAAAGCGGATCCCTGACGTGGTCGGTATAGGCAGTGATCGCAGTTCGCTTTCAGGTCTATATTCATCGTTGAAGCACGCCCGGTCAAATTGGATAGCAGTTGCTGCCTGCGATATGCCGTTCCTGACCCGAGGACTGTTCGAGAAGTTGGCATCCAAGTGTGATGATGTTCACGCTGCGGTCATCCCCCGCGACCGCGGTGGATTTGTGCAACCGTTATGCGGCCTTTACCGGGTCGAAGTATGTATTGATGCCTGTCTGGAGGCCATCGAAAGATCGGACCGGAGCGTGCAGAATATGCTTCGTCGGATCGACACCCGATGGGTCGAATTCGACGAGATCGCGGATCTGCCGGGCTCCGAGCGATTTTTTTCCAACCTTAACACACCCGCCGACATCGCCGCGGCGGAGGCGATAATTAGGACAGTTAAGTAG
- the kynU gene encoding kynureninase yields MTESMNPAVAARLDEADGLAGFRDQFHIPRSSSGENVIYFTGNSLGLQPKSVRGYIEQELKDWELLGVEGHVKARHPWMPYHEFLTAQMANVVGAKPIETVVMNSLTVNLHILMISFYRPSGDRFKVLIEKGSFPSDRYAVEAQIKLHGFDPESALIELGPRDGETTLRTEDIIDTIEREGATIALIMLGGVNYYTGQAFEMREITAAGHAAGALVGFDLAHAAGNLELKLHDWGVDLAVWCSYKYLNGGPGAIGAAFVHERHADCPELPRLAGWWGHNKGTRFLMGPTFDPISGAEGWQISNPPILQMAALRASLEIFAEAGMFALREKSIKLTAYLEQLLAAVDDGRISVITPGDPDQRGCQLSIRVKNADKGLYSAIAAHGVVADWREPDVIRVAPVPLYNSFGDVQKFVQILGSVLN; encoded by the coding sequence ATGACAGAAAGTATGAATCCGGCAGTCGCGGCACGTTTGGACGAGGCTGATGGACTTGCGGGTTTCCGAGATCAGTTTCATATTCCGAGGAGTTCGTCCGGCGAAAATGTCATCTATTTCACAGGCAACTCACTTGGTTTACAGCCAAAGAGTGTTCGCGGGTATATCGAACAGGAGTTAAAAGATTGGGAGTTGCTCGGTGTCGAAGGCCACGTCAAGGCGAGACATCCGTGGATGCCCTATCACGAGTTCTTGACGGCCCAAATGGCCAATGTCGTCGGTGCAAAGCCGATCGAGACGGTCGTGATGAATTCGTTGACCGTCAATCTTCATATTTTAATGATCTCGTTCTATCGTCCGAGCGGCGATCGATTCAAGGTTCTTATCGAAAAAGGTTCTTTTCCGTCCGATCGCTACGCCGTCGAAGCCCAGATCAAACTGCACGGATTCGACCCCGAATCGGCATTGATCGAACTCGGGCCTCGCGACGGTGAAACGACGCTGAGAACTGAGGACATCATAGACACGATCGAGCGGGAGGGGGCGACGATCGCGTTGATAATGCTCGGCGGTGTGAATTATTACACAGGCCAGGCATTTGAAATGCGGGAAATTACCGCCGCCGGGCACGCCGCCGGAGCACTTGTCGGATTTGATCTCGCGCACGCGGCCGGCAATCTCGAGCTAAAACTTCACGATTGGGGCGTAGATCTCGCCGTCTGGTGCTCGTACAAATATCTCAATGGCGGCCCGGGCGCGATCGGAGCGGCATTCGTCCACGAACGGCACGCAGATTGCCCTGAACTACCTAGATTGGCGGGTTGGTGGGGACACAATAAGGGAACGAGATTCTTGATGGGTCCGACGTTCGACCCGATATCCGGGGCCGAAGGTTGGCAGATCTCAAATCCGCCGATCCTGCAAATGGCGGCGTTGAGAGCGTCATTAGAGATATTTGCCGAAGCCGGGATGTTCGCATTGCGAGAAAAGTCGATCAAGTTGACGGCGTATCTGGAACAATTGTTAGCGGCGGTCGATGACGGACGGATATCAGTGATAACTCCCGGCGATCCCGATCAGCGCGGGTGCCAATTATCGATTCGCGTCAAGAATGCCGACAAAGGTCTTTATTCGGCAATTGCGGCCCACGGCGTGGTGGCGGATTGGCGCGAACCGGATGTGATCAGGGTCGCACCTGTTCCGCTGTACAATAGTTTTGGCGACGTTCAGAAGTTCGTTCAGATCCTCGGTTCGGTATTGAATTGA